The DNA region CTCTGCTTAGTATACGTTTACATGCCTAATGGATCATTGCTTGACAGACTGTCTTGCTTGGTAAGATGTTTCTACATCAAACTGGCTTTCTGTTTCCATGTTACAGTACTAATATTCAGTTTGTGATGGCATCATTTAAACCACAttaaacttaataatttcccttctCTATGGAAAGTATGTTGTTGTTATATAAAAATGGACTTCCATGTTCTTAGGTGAtaatctaaaaatataaaattgtcaaTTAAGGCTAGACTTTGAAGatgttcttttgtatttttatttgcaaataacaAATGCTAACCCCATATTTGATCTCGTCTAGAGAATTtttaacaacttaaaaaaaattgtagtctTAAATTCTTAGTGATATAGTATCATTTTTAGTTGTTGCCTAGAAAAgtattctttattttccatagatttttttatcctctgtttttaattggttggtttgtttcttcACAAGTATGGTACTCCACCACTTTCATGGCACTTGAGATGCGAGATTGCTCAGGGTGCAGCTAATGGCATCAGTTTTTTACATGAAAACCATCATATTCATAGAGATATTAAAAGGTAAATGCTTTTGTTAAAAACCTTTTGGAAGTCTATCTTTAAAGAATAATTGTGTCCTTACTCTTTCCATTCACTGTTCATATGTATGTCTTAACCTCGAGCAGCTGGACTTTTTTTGCCATCACTCCTTGAAAGCTTTTCTCACTAAAAATATCCAGATGTCCTTTATTCCAAACACGGTGACCTATCTTCAATGCTCATCctgtttaacctttttttttcttaaatatcatatttttcagttcttgaccACTTTTTCTATCAAAATTCCTTTCTCAGTTTCTGGATCACCACTGTTTTCTGAATCACTTTTATCCTCCATAGGTACTTTTcagttctcttctttcttttttatttatttattgaacacctatatCCTAGGTGCTATGGATGCTATAAGTAGCAAAAGTAGCATTTATCGAATTTGACATCAATTAAATAGTTACAAAATAATGTAGAATAATAAAATGATAGTAAATGTCATAAAGAAAAGGTGACCAAAGCTCTAAGAGCTTGTAACAGGGGAAGCTATTAGTTCTTGGAGGTCAAGGAGAGTTCCCTGAGAAAGTGATATTTCAGCTGAGATCCAAAGAATGAACAGGAAGTAATTAGGCACAATTTGATGGTGGTTTAGAAGATGGggagaagagcattccaggcagaggaaactgcATTTGTCAGACCAGAGTTGAGAGGAACATGGGAGCATGATGAATTACAGCAACTGAAATAAATGTAGTATGATCAAAGTGCAGAAATTAAAGGAATGATTAATGTGAGATAAAACTATAGAGGTAGGCAGAGAACTAGGCCAAGGTAAGGATTTTAGTCTTACTATAAGTGTGATGGGATGCCATTGAACATTCTTAAAGTGGcatcatatttaaattttgagAAGATTACTTTGGATCAGGtgtagaaaacagtttgtaaGAAGGGGTACTTGGAGGCTATCACAAGGAGCCTCGGTGGTGGTTGTACATATAATAAGtgaacagaatcgagaggttgaGATGACAGGACTTGCTGCTGTCTGGCTGTGGAGGGGCCAGGGAGAGGGAAAGGTCAGGAATGATGTCTGGGTTTCTGGCTTCTAGAATTGCATTCTGGAATGATGATAGCATGATTCACATACAGAAAGCATTGTAAGAGGACCAGGTTGGGGTGGAGttgggaaaggaaagaacatgAGTTCTCTTTTGTACATGTTGAGTTTGGGGTGCTTTTAAGTTACAGAAAGCAGTGTCATACAGGTTTGGAGCTTAGAAGAATTCTGATATGAAGATATAAGTCTGTGTATTATTTGCCTACAGGTGATAAATGAAAAGTTGTCCTATGATGCAGTTACTTAAGGAGAGATATAAACTAAGAAAGGGACCTAAGATTAACTTTTTTTGGAACCCTAGGACTTAATGATAAGTGGAAGAGAATGAGTCCAAAAAGGAATCTAAGGAAGTACATacagaaaagcacatgaaagctAGGAGAATGTGTTttccctgaaaaagaaaaacagtgtcaAGAGGGAGTAATCAAAAGTCAGGTACTTTTTAGAGATCCAGATGAAGACTGAAAAATAACCATTTGATTAGTGCCATGAAAATCATTAGTAATGTTACAGAGACCTATTTCCATATAGTGATTGGGTCAGAAGTCAGGTTATATTGAGGAGAGAGAGTGggagctgggaaactaagatatGATTATAGACAAGTCTTTTAAGACATTTATCTTTTGAAGTGGAATAGATGTCTCATTTagaaaccttttttttcttttaattggcaGAGACTAAAACATGCTTCTATATTTATGGGAAGGGTCCATATAAGAGGTAGATGGTacagtggaagagagaaatggggtaATTTACAGGACAAGTTCCTGAAAATGTAGGAGGGAGCCAATGTCTAGAGGAAATGGCCTCAGATAACAGGGGAGACACATCGCCCATCCCTTAAGTATTGGTAGTCCCTCCTGCTCTTACCTCCTTGTATCTTCTCTTCACTCTGCATGTTCTTACTGAATGATATTATACTGACTTCAGCTGCCATCTCTATGTGAATAACTCCCAACTCTGTATCACCAGCCTCTAACCCTGTATTTTCAGTATCTCCATGTGCCTTAGGAGTCTCTCAGTCAGCATGTCAAAAATaagatttctctcttttaacccAAACTCTCTGTCCTGCATTTCCCTTTTGATCCCTTGAAGTCACTGTTCATCCAGTCTCCCAAGCAAAAGATTTTATCATTCCTCTTATCCTACTAATTACAAGGTCCTATTGAATGTGCCTCAAAAGGCACTTTCTATTTATCCCCCATGCTCAGCCTTTGTTTAGACCCTCATTTGTTTGCTTATAAAACCTCCTacctgggtgcatgggtggttcagtggtagaatgctcgcctttcattcaggagacccgggttcgattcccagatcatgtaaccccccccaccaccaccaaaaaaaaccCCTCCTAACTGGTCGTCCTACAGCAGTCTGTACCAGTTCTCATCTGGTCACCACACCACTGCCAGGGTTATGGACCTAAAAGTTAGGCCTTATAATGTCAAGCCCCTACACTGAAAAGTTGAGTTGGAGCATGTTGCTTACAGAATAAAGTTCAAGTTCCCTTCATATTCCATGGACACCAGTTTCTTGCCATTGATCACGTGGACAGTTTGCTTTCAACGCTTTGTACATGTTGCTCCTCTTGCCTGAAATGCCTTTCTTTCCCTCATTTACCTGTCAACTTCTAAGTAGCTTAAAAACTAAATACACTTGTTACCGTCTCTTtggaattttttccccattttttcgAGGCATGTGGTTGTTCTCACAGcactttatatgtcatatttccattatttggtacttattaataaattatttaaattatttattcatgtaCCTTTGTCACAGACAAGATTCTAAGATTCCTCCCATGCGCAGTCTCAAGCTTAAATACTAATACTAATACTAAAAGGGATTCCTCAATGAAGTTtaattgtatataaatataaatgaatatacacaataagtgaatattttttagctatattctgttctcttcaaaatattccagataataaagaaaaaaagaaataggtaaagaTGTGAATAACTTAAATACTTGgattggaaatttatttttaaatgaattaaggaagtttaggaagaaaattttaaaagttgctttAGAAGACTGAGGGAAGTTACCCTGTAATAAATTATTtgtgaaataatgaaaatctCTCTCACTAACATCAGCTTTATTCTCCtaaaattttttgttgagaaaCTAAAAGAGAGGGCAGTCATTTCTCCTCAGCTGTAATTGAAATTCTAGATTTATTTGCATAAGTTATAGGTTTTTATGATATACTATAAAGTGGCATACTCTGTAAATGAATATCTGTATATATACACAGACACGTATTCAATTATGTGTACGTACCTCTAACTAAGAAAATATTTGGCTTGCTTGGGAAGAGTTTTTTTTCCTactaactttaaatttttttcagtgcAAATATCTTACTAGATGAAAGCTTTATAGCCAAAATATCTGACTTTGGCCTTGCACGGGCTTCTGAGAAGTTTGCTCAGACAGTCATGACTAGCAGAATTGTGGGAACAACAGCCTACATGGCACCTGAAGCTTTGCGTGGGGAAATAACACCCAAATCTGATATCTACAGTTTTGGTGTGGTAAGTTTCATGTGGATAATTAGTAACGATATTAAATCTGCCTATCATTATAAAATTGaagtagaatatttttatttatttatttattaactcttttatttagtagaatatttttaaatacacctGTCTTGCTTAGCTCTCTTCTATAAAGATGTTCCCTTTAACCGTTAGTTAGATCAGGAAGTTTAGAAAAACTCCTCTCAATgtggaaaactttttaattgattTCTGAAATTACCCCAAGAACTGATATTCTTGCCGCACTATACTCATGAATTAGTATGAAGCTTAAATCGAATTACTGGATAAAATAGATCATGTCATACAGTATCACTTTAGTTTcatattttaagaatgaaattttaagtaaataagcTTTGGCATTTTCTGATCTCCCAGTCTGTTCCTCATAACTTTTAAGAATGAGGTGAGAAGTTGGTAGGGGTTGTTAGAGAAACGGtgctttatcttcattttattttcacatatgcATTTCAGATAGCACTGTTAAGTCTAGGCGTAGGGTTGTAGGATACCCATAAGGTTTAGAAAATAATATTCTCATAAGAGGAAATTATTCTTGTGAAGACTCCCGTGCAAGGAGGAAGAAGATCTGGGAATTCCCAGAACACGTATTGAGTGAAGCTGAATCTTTAGTAAATTGCCAGAAGAGAAGCAGTGCTTATGAGGATCAGTGGGATCCAAGGTTCCATGAAGGAAGGGTGGTGGGAAATGCCTAAAGCTCACTTCAATACCCCAAAGACGTAATACTTTGTATGGAAATGATTCATCACATTTCATTATCAGGCTTTATATTCTTTCCAGTTTCTATAGCTTGTCTTGAGCCTTTTATTAATGGACTTTTTTTGTCTTCATAGGTTTTACTAGAAATAATAACTGGACTTCCAGCTGTGGATGAACACCGTGAACCCCAGTTATTAGTAAttcacagatttatttttttctcgtccttttctctttgaatttatatgggtagatttgacatctagaaatgttatttttctattggCAATCTTTCCGTTGGCAATTATATGATGGCATGTGGAAAGAGCACTTCTAATCTCAGCTCTGGAATGAAACATTTGTGAAGCTTAGACAAGTCACTTACattctgtgttctagtttctttgtagGGAAAATTAGAATTGAACCATATGATTTCTGGGTCTCTCCAGTTTATTTTGTTATGTTCGGGGTGGTTTTTAGTAGCATTTTCAGCTTAGAGAGGAAAAACAACATCACTGCCATTCACTTGTATTCAAGTAGTTGTCAGTAAAAATTCTCTATCCATTTCtattataaagtattttatttggAAAGTATCATGTAAAACATCACCTAAGTTGTTATATTAGATATTTGtcaaaaattgcaaaataaattagATTAGCTGTATGCTAAAATAGGAAAATTATGCCTTGCCATTTTTTCCTatatagtatatttaaaaatttagaatatttttgtaaaatttaagaattacAGAAATAACTATTATTGTATGTATGTTTTTCTTGAAATTAAATAACTACACTGATTTAttctaatttatgtattttaatggGATACGTCAGTGTGACAAATTCAGGTAATATACATATGTCAGATTATATCCCTAGAACAGGGATTAGAAAGTCAAAAGGTGTATATGTATCTCCACTCAAGGGTTAGTTCGTACTCTTTTAAGAAAATTTGTAAATATAATGTCTATATGTTATAATATTGCATATAATTGTCTTTTATAAAACTACATTACAGAGCTTTCTGTGGTATACAAGAAATGTAATAATGCAATTGTATAATCACATTGAGGTATATTTATGGAACATAACATTAAAGTTCTTGTGAAAAgttagtatatttttaatatttagatttttataGTTAACACAAAAAgagtaaaattttgttttcaccTGAGAAATAAAATGCTCTGTCTTACTGGTTTTTGAACATCAGGAGAGAAGCCTGGGCTAGAGATAGTTTTTGAGCCATTAGTATAAAGGCATACTTAAAAAGATTTTATTACAAGTACAGGTGAAGAGAGTGGTCCTTTAAAGAATCTTAATATCGCTAGATTCTACCAGTGCCAAATACTTTCAGAATTGTCTTTTGGAAGGGTTTTGTACTCTCCTTCACGTAAATTATATTTTCCATTCCAGTCTTTCACCTCTTTCTctcacttcattattttttcatcttggccttcccctccttcccccttcttTTTGCTCTTTGACTCAACAATCTGAACACCCCTGGAAAGGAATTTGCTAGATACAAGGACAGTGAGATTGTATCTTCAAATTGAAGGCACTTTATTAGAAGCAAATCAAGCAGCAGACCACCCTGTGCTGCTAATGAGAACATGGGAGCAATTGGTTTAGCAACATAATATgtaaaaatgagaagacaaacagctagaaggcataaataagaaacaaaaatatttagagTTTCTCTTGGTATGGCTTTAATTCTTAATAAGGTTTTAAAAGTGGCTagtaaaatgagaatacattTTACTATAAAGTAGGTTGATTTAAATAATCTaaatttatattctaaatttttttacttttatttgatGCTCTTAATGTTTTAACACATTTTAAAGCTagatatcaaagaagaaatagaagatgaagaaaaaacaatTGAAGATTATATTGATATGAAGATGAATGATATTGATTCCACTTCAGTTGAAATTATGTACTCTGTTGCTAGTCAATGTctgcatgaaaagaaaaataagaggccAGACATCAAGaaggtattaattttttttacacttaTATAAAAAGTGAAGGGGTATTATTAGTCACTTTTTCCTAAATATGCATTTCAAACCAATTATTTcatgtggttctttttttttttctttctttttataaggtTCAACAGCTGCTGCTAGAGATGACAGCTTCATGATTTCTTGAAACTTTGCTGGAATAGACTTTTGGCTTTTTACATACAGCTATCAAAGCCATTTATTATAAACTAAAATTTTTTGTAAATGCAATTCCTTATCTTTAACAATGCATCACAGTGTAGTACTATGGTTTTCAAAGCTCGTACTAAATCCCAAACATATAGAACAGATAAAAGTAGAGCCACTGTATCAATGCTTAGCCCCACCGTTTTAGTGTCATCTCAGCTCCTACAGTAATCCCTTATACTTTTCCTTAGAACTTGACTGCTTCACCAGAGTTTGAAAACAGGTTTAGCAAAAAGATCACAGGGCTAGATAGGGGCAAAATCTTTGTAAAGCTTTGGGCAATCTGTTAGCTGctcggattttttttttccttataatatGGACTAATATCTGCTTAGCTTTTCTGCCAGGTAGTCATGGGATCAAATGTTGCAGAATATGTAAAGCActttttgaaatgtaaaatgatataaaatgtaaAGTTTACAAAGGCAGGTATAAAATTATTATAGTCATATGTTTATCGGATCATGTTCACAGTTTGCTATTTTAAGCATTCACCACTAAACAAATATCCCCTTATAATACTCCCAAAATGATTTGCCTGTAATTAGATTGTTATGTAGGCAAAGGTGAAGGAATTTTGCAGGTCAATTAAGTTCCCTAAACAACTGACTTTGAGTTAGTCAAAAAGGAAATTATCCTGTGTGGGGCTCACATAATCAGGTATACCCTCACAAGAAGTCAGAGATTCTTCTTCTGAGCTTGATTGGAGTAAGTAAGTATTTGCCATGTTGTGAGAGGGCCATATTGGCCAGGACCTGAGTGAAAGGGACAGCTACTCCCAGCCATAAAAAATGGGGACTTCATTTGTACagccacaaggaactg from Tamandua tetradactyla isolate mTamTet1 chromosome 7, mTamTet1.pri, whole genome shotgun sequence includes:
- the IRAK4 gene encoding interleukin-1 receptor-associated kinase 4 isoform X2, which codes for MPLYGKDSTPVVPMQNVEQNYMSPDSSSQEDKSLEVSNTRFHSFSFYELKNVTNNFDERPLSGGGNKMGEGGFGVVYKGYVNNKTVAVKKLAAMVDISTEELKQQFDQEIKVMAKCQHENLVELLGFSSDGEDLCLVYVYMPNGSLLDRLSCLYGTPPLSWHLRCEIAQGAANGISFLHENHHIHRDIKSANILLDESFIAKISDFGLARASEKFAQTVMTSRIVGTTAYMAPEALRGEITPKSDIYSFGVVLLEIITGLPAVDEHREPQLLLDIKEEIEDEEKTIEDYIDMKMNDIDSTSVEIMYSVASQCLHEKKNKRPDIKKVQQLLLEMTAS